Proteins found in one Gemmatimonadota bacterium genomic segment:
- a CDS encoding aldo/keto reductase — MQTRFLGRTGVKVSPLCFGTMSFGGDADEAMSAKLFAACRDAGVNVFDCADVYNQGRSEEILGRLAAGCRDEVVLTSKVYFPAGPGHNAAGTNAYHIVRAVEGSLRRLGTDRIDVYFLHRFDDTVPLEETLRAIELLVQQGKVLYPAASNFAAWQTAKGLGIAERNGWARFACVQPMYNLVKRQAEVEILPLAAAEGLGVLPYSPLGGGLLTGKYGVERRPDSGRLLESRMYGRRYGEASNFEIAERFTAYARERGHSPAALAVAWVAAHPAVTAPIIGARSVDQLSDSLASMELRLAAEERSAISALSPTPAPATDRNDEGIDGGYGVRA, encoded by the coding sequence ATGCAGACCCGCTTCCTGGGGCGGACGGGCGTCAAGGTCTCTCCGCTCTGCTTCGGCACCATGTCCTTCGGGGGCGACGCGGACGAGGCCATGTCGGCCAAGCTGTTCGCGGCGTGCCGCGACGCGGGTGTGAACGTCTTCGACTGCGCCGATGTGTACAACCAGGGCCGCTCGGAGGAGATCCTGGGCCGCCTCGCGGCCGGCTGCCGCGACGAGGTGGTGCTGACCAGCAAGGTCTATTTCCCCGCCGGCCCGGGGCACAACGCGGCGGGCACCAACGCCTATCACATCGTGCGCGCGGTGGAAGGCAGCCTGCGCCGTCTGGGGACCGATCGCATCGACGTGTACTTCCTGCATCGTTTCGACGACACGGTCCCGCTCGAGGAGACGCTGCGGGCGATCGAGCTGCTGGTGCAGCAGGGGAAGGTCCTGTATCCGGCGGCCAGCAACTTCGCAGCCTGGCAGACCGCCAAGGGACTCGGCATCGCGGAGCGCAACGGATGGGCACGGTTCGCGTGCGTGCAGCCCATGTACAACCTGGTCAAGCGGCAGGCGGAGGTGGAGATCCTCCCGTTGGCGGCCGCGGAGGGCCTGGGCGTCCTGCCGTACAGCCCGCTGGGGGGTGGGCTGCTCACCGGGAAGTACGGAGTCGAGCGTCGCCCGGACTCCGGCCGGCTGCTGGAGAGCCGGATGTACGGCCGCCGCTACGGGGAGGCGTCGAACTTCGAGATCGCCGAGCGCTTCACGGCCTACGCGCGCGAACGGGGCCACAGCCCGGCGGCGCTGGCCGTGGCCTGGGTCGCCGCACATCCGGCGGTGACCGCACCCATCATCGGCGCCCGCTCCGTCGATCAGCTCTCCGACAGCCTCGCCAGCATGGAGCTCCGACTCGCCGCGGAGGAGCGTAGCGCGATCTCCGCGCTGTCCCCGACGCCGGCGCCCGCCACGGACCGCAACGACGAGGGCATCGACGGCGGCTACGGTGTGCGCGCCTGA
- a CDS encoding DUF4097 family beta strand repeat-containing protein, whose amino-acid sequence MRALPFPTLAGLLLLAAPLTGQDLGDVLLQRTLDVGDGGRVVVDVADADIRLVSGGANVSVTVYVRARDDAWGREVFERMAFHVEASGTEARIEATDARIDGRDWRRHGGVGVTAVLRVPAGAALDLTSADGDIDVEGAFAEALLVRTSDGDVRVRGVRPTRLELRSSDGDLVVEDATAPELRLHTSDGDVRVEGVAGRLDVETSDGDVDVRIREFHGARLRSGDGDITLWLPSDADADVELRGEDLSIERALTIRGRIGEHRIEGTLGAGGPRLEVATGDGSIELRDAR is encoded by the coding sequence ATGCGCGCGCTTCCCTTCCCGACCCTGGCCGGCCTGCTGCTCCTCGCCGCTCCGCTCACGGGGCAGGACCTGGGAGACGTCCTGCTGCAGCGCACCCTGGACGTCGGCGACGGCGGGCGCGTCGTCGTGGACGTCGCGGACGCGGACATCCGGCTGGTCAGCGGGGGCGCGAACGTATCGGTGACCGTGTACGTCCGTGCCCGCGACGACGCCTGGGGACGCGAGGTCTTCGAGCGGATGGCGTTCCACGTCGAGGCCTCCGGCACGGAAGCACGCATCGAAGCGACCGATGCCCGCATCGACGGACGGGATTGGCGGAGGCACGGCGGCGTGGGGGTCACCGCGGTGCTTCGCGTCCCGGCGGGGGCGGCGCTCGATCTGACGAGTGCCGACGGTGACATCGACGTCGAGGGCGCGTTCGCGGAGGCGCTGCTCGTGCGTACGTCCGACGGCGACGTACGGGTGCGGGGCGTGCGACCGACGCGCCTCGAGCTGCGTTCCTCGGATGGAGACCTGGTGGTGGAGGACGCCACCGCGCCCGAGCTGCGCCTTCACACCTCCGATGGCGACGTGCGCGTGGAGGGCGTGGCCGGCCGTCTCGACGTGGAGACGAGCGATGGAGACGTCGACGTGCGGATCCGCGAGTTCCACGGCGCCCGCCTCCGGTCCGGGGACGGAGACATCACGCTCTGGCTCCCGTCGGACGCGGACGCCGACGTGGAGCTGCGCGGCGAGGACCTGAGCATCGAGCGCGCCTTGACCATCCGCGGACGGATCGGCGAGCACCGCATCGAAGGCACGCTGGGCGCGGGCGGCCCCCGCCTGGAGGTCGCGACGGGAGACGGCAGCATCGAGCTGCGCGACGCACGCTGA
- a CDS encoding type B 50S ribosomal protein L31, whose translation MKPGIHPEYRPVVFRDASNGMAFITRSTIKTDRTIEWEDGQEYPLYTLEISAASHPFYTGTQRMLDTAGRVERFKQRYSDQPKAKSATPAAEAAEQPKAKAAAKPKAAAKKAPAKKKTAE comes from the coding sequence ATGAAGCCCGGAATCCATCCCGAGTATCGCCCCGTCGTCTTCCGCGACGCGTCCAACGGCATGGCCTTCATCACGCGCTCGACGATCAAGACCGATCGGACGATCGAGTGGGAGGACGGGCAGGAGTATCCGCTCTACACGCTGGAGATCTCGGCCGCGTCCCACCCGTTCTACACCGGCACCCAGCGGATGCTGGACACGGCCGGACGCGTCGAGCGCTTCAAGCAGCGCTACTCGGACCAGCCCAAGGCCAAGAGCGCCACGCCTGCCGCGGAGGCCGCCGAGCAGCCCAAGGCCAAGGCTGCCGCCAAACCCAAGGCCGCCGCCAAGAAGGCTCCGGCGAAGAAGAAGACCGCCGAGTAG